The genomic region ATGGCATAACAATGCAGATTAGCAGGGAAATCCTTTCAACGGACTTTTTGATTTCTCTTCCTGTGCTGAAAGGTCACTGTCAGACATGGATGACCTGTGCGCTCAAGAATATGAAAGGGTGTCTTTCTGACAGGAGCAAACGGTTGTTCCATTCATTGGGGCTTATGCGACCGATTGCAGCTCTGAATGCAATCCGATGTGCAGATTTGGTCATTGTGGATTCTCTGAATGGAGACTTGGATTTTGAAGAAGGAGGGAACCCTGTCCGTACTGACCGCATGTTTGTAGCCAGGGACTCCGTGCTCTGTGATACCTTCGGTGCTTCTTTGCTTGGATTCAGGAAAGAAGATGTCGAATATATTCCTCTTGCAGAAAAATTAGGCGTCGGTTGTGCAGATTTGAAAAAGGCAAGACTCATACAGCTTAACCAACCTTCTGTCGGCAACTTGGAAAAACCACGGGGGGCTGTTGCACATCTTGCAGCACATACCTTGCCTGACCAAGCCTGTTCTGCCTGTTATGGGAATCTCATTCATGCGCTGAAACGCTTGGAGGAAATTGACAAGTTAGATAGGGTAAAAGGCAAGATCTGCATAGGACAAGGGTATCGTGGAAAAACTGGCAAGGATATGATCGGTGTCGGTTCCTGTACGCATGGATTGGGGAAAAGCCTGCCGGGATGCCCACCTTCTGCTGATGATATCATTGCTTTTTTGTTGGATCGGTCATGAAAAATGTCATCGGCTGTGAGTAACACCGATTTTGGGGCAGCTGGTCTGTTCACTGCATAGGCTGCAACGAGGGCTTATGCTGAGACAGATATGCTGCCCATACGTTACCAGCAGTTCGTTGAGAGAAATCCAATATTTTTTCGGCATGATTTTCCGAAGAGCTCTTTCAGTTTCTTCGGGAGTCTTTGTCTGTACCCATCCCATCCTATTGGCTATCTGATGGACATGACAGTCGACGCATATGGCATCGATGCCGAAACCTAGGTTCAAGGTAAGATTTGCTGTTTTC from Spirochaetia bacterium harbors:
- a CDS encoding DUF362 domain-containing protein, which gives rise to MEKNDIIITYGTDGFAMTKDLLAQVHIENLIPDKKAKIALKPNLVVAKRPESGATTHPSVVRAVIEFLQEHGYENIKIIESAWVGDSTKEGFEINGYGQISRKYGVPLVDVKDDAYETKTMDGITMQISREILSTDFLISLPVLKGHCQTWMTCALKNMKGCLSDRSKRLFHSLGLMRPIAALNAIRCADLVIVDSLNGDLDFEEGGNPVRTDRMFVARDSVLCDTFGASLLGFRKEDVEYIPLAEKLGVGCADLKKARLIQLNQPSVGNLEKPRGAVAHLAAHTLPDQACSACYGNLIHALKRLEEIDKLDRVKGKICIGQGYRGKTGKDMIGVGSCTHGLGKSLPGCPPSADDIIAFLLDRS